Proteins encoded within one genomic window of Cellulomonas xiejunii:
- the casA gene encoding type I-E CRISPR-associated protein Cse1/CasA — protein sequence MHDGFSLLDEPWVLVLTEDGTTDGVSLLDLFRRAPRIREIVGDIPTQGFAILRIALAVLARAVDGPRDVDAGERLWNAPEPPIGKIEAYLEQHRERFDLFHPATPFFQVADLHTAKHEFSRLEKLIADVPAGHQYFTTRAGRGLARISPAEAARWLVHVHAFDASGIKSGAVGDDRVKGGKGYPIGTGAAGALGGLYVDGGDLWRTLLLNTIPLDDRGVQRDRRDRPAWEADPSGPAEADDLTARPYGPLDLFTWQSRRVRLVGDRDGVTGVLVANGDKLTPQNRHRQEPMSAWRRSEPQQKKLGLPVVYMPREHAAGRALWRGLGALLPLVAPRGKADGGQPFVTAAVIEWASDVLDGTARVTLRTSGMTYGTQNASVEDVIDDRLVIPVAVLSAEHPRHAQAAVDAVAATESAVRSLGYLAQDLARAGGAREPKLLEGARDDAQRQAYALLDAPYRAWLAGLTADTDPLAARERWHGVAKDLLSGIARALVEDCGPDAWVGRDVAVGSGTRHVSTPEADGRFRYALADALPVPLTSTEEPAA from the coding sequence ATGCATGACGGGTTCTCGTTGCTCGACGAGCCGTGGGTGCTCGTGCTCACGGAGGACGGCACCACCGACGGGGTGTCGCTGCTGGACCTGTTCCGGCGCGCGCCGCGGATCCGGGAGATCGTCGGGGACATTCCGACGCAGGGGTTCGCGATCCTGCGGATCGCGCTCGCGGTGCTGGCGCGTGCGGTTGACGGGCCGCGTGACGTCGACGCGGGGGAGCGGCTCTGGAACGCACCCGAGCCGCCGATCGGCAAGATCGAGGCGTACCTCGAGCAGCACCGCGAGCGCTTCGACCTGTTCCATCCCGCGACCCCGTTCTTCCAGGTGGCGGATCTGCACACCGCGAAGCACGAGTTCTCCCGGCTGGAGAAGCTCATCGCCGACGTCCCCGCGGGGCACCAGTACTTCACGACACGAGCCGGCCGCGGGCTCGCGCGGATCAGCCCGGCCGAGGCGGCGCGCTGGCTCGTGCACGTGCACGCGTTCGACGCGTCGGGCATCAAGTCGGGGGCGGTGGGAGACGACCGGGTGAAGGGAGGCAAGGGCTACCCCATCGGTACCGGCGCGGCCGGTGCGCTCGGCGGTCTGTACGTCGACGGCGGCGACCTGTGGCGCACCCTGCTGCTCAACACGATCCCTCTCGACGACCGAGGGGTCCAGCGGGACCGCCGCGACCGTCCGGCGTGGGAGGCCGACCCGTCCGGTCCTGCCGAGGCCGACGACCTCACCGCCCGCCCGTACGGCCCGCTCGACCTGTTCACGTGGCAGAGCCGCCGCGTCCGCCTCGTCGGCGACCGCGACGGGGTCACGGGTGTCCTCGTGGCCAACGGCGACAAGCTCACACCGCAGAACCGTCACCGGCAGGAGCCGATGTCCGCGTGGCGCCGCAGCGAGCCGCAGCAGAAGAAGCTCGGTCTGCCCGTCGTATACATGCCCCGCGAGCACGCCGCCGGGCGGGCCCTCTGGCGCGGGTTGGGCGCCCTGCTGCCGCTCGTCGCACCGCGAGGCAAAGCGGACGGCGGCCAGCCCTTCGTCACGGCGGCGGTGATCGAGTGGGCGAGCGACGTGCTCGACGGCACCGCACGCGTGACGTTGCGGACGTCCGGCATGACGTACGGGACGCAGAACGCGTCGGTGGAGGACGTCATCGACGATCGTCTCGTCATCCCCGTCGCCGTGCTCTCCGCAGAGCACCCGCGGCACGCGCAGGCCGCGGTCGACGCCGTCGCGGCAACCGAGTCCGCCGTCCGGTCGCTGGGCTACCTCGCCCAGGACCTCGCCCGTGCGGGCGGCGCCCGCGAGCCGAAGCTGCTGGAGGGCGCGCGCGACGACGCCCAGCGCCAGGCGTACGCGCTGCTCGACGCCCCCTACCGCGCCTGGCTGGCCGGCCTGACCGCCGACACCGACCCGCTGGCGGCGCGTGAGCGTTGGCACGGGGTGGCGAAGGACCTGCTGAGCGGCATCGCCCGTGCCCTCGTCGAGGACTGCGGACCTGACGCCTGGGTCGGCCGGGACGTCGCCGTCGGCAGCGGCACGCGGCACGTTTCCACCCCCGAGGCAGACGGCCGGTTCCGGTACGCCCTCGCCGACGCACTTCCCGTCCCGCTCACGAGCACCGAGGAGCCTGCGGCATGA
- the cas3 gene encoding CRISPR-associated helicase Cas3' encodes MDVDVDEMSRAAWGKSWPYATPPTHWAPLWRHLDETADVAGLLVDEWLADDIRRLLTDATGADLADARRLVRFLAGVHDVGKASPAFACQVALLSDRMRAVGLRTSPATLNERTALRHEIAGAAALERWLATRTSLAPRMRRRLTAVVAGHHGAYASFSAVRDAPNRDHLIGDAPWLALQDALVDRAAARAGITPAWPGWDLLRLPGPAAMLLTGVVVMADWIASADTSFPLDPVDVVAEPAPVTTSPSPRSLRAWRRLQLSPRWTAPASHDDPAATFAARFPGVAGALHPVQRAVVDTARTMPAPGLLVVEAPMGSGKTEAALLAAEVLAHRTGAGGVFVALPTQATTDAMYGRVRDWLTRVPAGDAAQHSLALVHGKAALNDDATGLPPLRVVNLHDKPEGSDGRYVVPAADLWMRGRKRTALASFVVGTIDQVLFASLMARHVMMRQLALASKVVVIDEVHAADTYMGTYLERAVEWLGACGTPVVLLSATLPAARRAELYGAYETGRRLRLGLDVDDVDTSALDGDIGYPAVVATGADGPCVVRFADVPTTAQVQVSRLDDDLDALGDLLAEALRDGGCAAVIRNTVARAQEAARYLETRFGPDVVTVAHAQFLATDRRANDLRLLAELGRDGARPALRIVVGTQVLEQSLDIDVDLMVTDLAPVDLVLQRVGRLHRHRRPDRPAPVAAPRCYVTGADWTRHVPQPVRGSVFVYGRYALLASAAVLGPHLDGEPVRLPHDIARLVQAAYAPGTPAPTGWEEAWATAAVQAEHDEAGRRKRAGDFLLSPPSGNDLYGASVAGVGDVDEDSPQGQACVREGTDSIEVVVVQRSAGGADRVPDWAPGGGTALPFPHVPLEDDVARLLGRCTLRLPARMTLRAGSFDRVVRQLEDERFDGWDASPLLKGQLGLVLDDSRCARLDGFDLHYDQQYGLTATPVEASP; translated from the coding sequence GTGGACGTCGACGTCGACGAGATGAGCCGTGCTGCCTGGGGAAAGTCGTGGCCCTACGCCACGCCACCGACCCACTGGGCGCCCCTCTGGCGCCACCTCGACGAGACCGCCGACGTCGCGGGACTCCTCGTCGACGAGTGGCTGGCCGACGACATCCGTCGGCTGCTCACCGACGCCACCGGGGCGGACCTCGCGGACGCCCGGCGGTTGGTGCGGTTCCTCGCGGGGGTTCACGACGTCGGCAAGGCGAGCCCGGCCTTCGCGTGCCAGGTCGCGCTGCTGAGCGACCGGATGCGGGCCGTGGGTCTGCGCACGAGCCCGGCGACGCTGAACGAGCGCACCGCTCTGCGCCACGAGATCGCGGGGGCGGCGGCGCTCGAACGCTGGCTCGCGACCCGCACGAGCCTTGCGCCCAGGATGCGGCGCCGGCTGACTGCCGTGGTCGCCGGGCACCACGGCGCGTACGCGTCGTTCAGTGCGGTGCGGGACGCGCCGAACCGTGACCATCTCATCGGTGACGCGCCGTGGCTCGCGCTGCAGGACGCGCTGGTCGACCGTGCTGCGGCGCGCGCGGGGATCACACCCGCCTGGCCGGGGTGGGACCTGCTGCGACTGCCCGGGCCGGCGGCGATGCTGCTGACGGGCGTCGTCGTGATGGCCGACTGGATCGCGTCGGCCGACACCTCCTTCCCCCTCGACCCTGTCGACGTCGTCGCCGAGCCTGCCCCGGTGACGACGTCACCGTCGCCGCGGTCGCTGCGGGCCTGGCGCAGACTGCAGCTCAGCCCGCGGTGGACGGCGCCGGCGTCCCACGACGACCCCGCGGCCACCTTTGCCGCACGGTTCCCCGGCGTGGCCGGTGCGCTGCACCCGGTCCAGCGGGCCGTGGTCGACACCGCGCGGACGATGCCCGCGCCCGGGCTGCTCGTGGTCGAGGCGCCGATGGGGTCCGGGAAGACGGAGGCCGCGCTGCTCGCCGCGGAGGTGCTCGCGCACCGCACCGGCGCCGGCGGGGTGTTCGTCGCCCTCCCCACTCAGGCGACGACGGACGCGATGTACGGCCGGGTGCGCGACTGGCTGACACGCGTGCCCGCGGGCGACGCGGCCCAGCACTCACTGGCACTCGTGCACGGCAAGGCCGCCCTGAACGACGACGCGACGGGGCTGCCGCCGCTGCGGGTCGTCAACCTGCACGACAAGCCCGAGGGGAGCGACGGTCGGTACGTGGTCCCGGCGGCCGACCTGTGGATGCGAGGACGGAAGCGGACCGCACTCGCGTCTTTCGTCGTCGGGACGATCGACCAGGTGCTGTTCGCCTCGCTCATGGCCCGGCACGTGATGATGCGCCAGCTCGCGCTCGCCTCGAAGGTGGTCGTCATCGACGAGGTTCACGCTGCGGACACCTACATGGGCACCTACCTGGAGCGCGCCGTCGAGTGGCTGGGCGCCTGCGGGACACCGGTCGTGCTGCTCTCGGCGACGCTGCCTGCCGCACGCCGGGCCGAGCTGTACGGGGCGTACGAGACGGGGCGCCGGTTGCGCCTAGGGCTGGACGTCGACGACGTGGACACCTCCGCGCTCGACGGAGACATCGGCTACCCGGCCGTGGTCGCGACCGGCGCGGACGGGCCGTGCGTGGTCCGGTTCGCGGACGTCCCGACGACCGCCCAGGTGCAGGTCAGCAGGCTCGACGATGATCTGGACGCGCTCGGAGACCTGCTCGCGGAGGCGCTGCGCGACGGCGGGTGCGCCGCGGTCATCCGCAACACCGTGGCGCGCGCGCAGGAGGCCGCGCGGTACCTGGAGACCCGGTTCGGTCCTGACGTCGTCACGGTCGCGCACGCGCAGTTCCTCGCGACGGACAGGCGCGCGAACGACCTGCGGCTGCTGGCCGAGCTCGGCAGGGACGGCGCACGGCCGGCGCTACGGATCGTGGTCGGCACGCAGGTACTGGAGCAGTCGCTCGACATCGACGTCGACCTGATGGTGACGGACCTGGCGCCGGTCGACCTCGTGCTGCAGCGCGTCGGTCGGCTGCACCGGCACCGACGGCCTGACCGCCCGGCTCCCGTGGCGGCGCCGCGGTGCTACGTCACCGGCGCGGACTGGACGCGGCACGTGCCCCAACCCGTGCGAGGCAGCGTGTTCGTCTACGGCCGGTACGCGCTGCTGGCCTCGGCAGCGGTGCTCGGCCCACACCTCGACGGTGAGCCGGTCCGGCTGCCGCACGACATCGCACGCCTCGTCCAGGCGGCGTATGCCCCGGGTACGCCCGCGCCGACCGGCTGGGAGGAGGCGTGGGCCACCGCCGCCGTCCAGGCGGAGCACGACGAGGCCGGACGCCGGAAGCGGGCCGGTGACTTCCTCCTGAGTCCACCCAGCGGCAACGACCTCTACGGCGCGTCCGTCGCCGGGGTAGGTGACGTCGACGAGGACTCGCCCCAGGGGCAGGCGTGCGTGCGCGAGGGGACCGACAGCATCGAGGTCGTCGTCGTGCAACGCTCCGCCGGCGGCGCCGACCGTGTCCCCGACTGGGCACCGGGCGGCGGTACGGCCCTCCCGTTCCCGCACGTCCCGCTCGAGGACGACGTCGCGCGACTGCTGGGCCGCTGCACGCTGCGCCTGCCTGCACGGATGACCCTGCGCGCCGGGTCGTTCGACCGTGTGGTGCGTCAGCTGGAGGACGAGCGCTTCGACGGCTGGGACGCGAGCCCGCTGCTCAAGGGCCAGCTCGGCCTCGTTCTCGACGACAGCCGCTGCGCCCGGCTCGACGGGTTCGACCTGCACTACGACCAGCAGTACGGGCTCACGGCGACGCCGGTGGAGGCGTCGCCGTGA
- the cas7e gene encoding type I-E CRISPR-associated protein Cas7/Cse4/CasC, whose product MSRTIIEVHALQTVPPSNVNRDDTGSPKTAVFGGVRRARVSSQAWKRATRLSFNTLLDRADLGVRTKRVVDLVADRIVEQRSDLAESATTLAEGVVAATGLKLEKAKRAKSGGESSEHQETGYLVFVSRRQVDLLAAKAIELASADDVTAALKAFKGKGLLDTEHSVDVSLFGRMVADVADLNVDAAAQVAHAISVHAVDNEYDYFTAVDDVKHEATDEDAGAGMIGTVEFNSSTLYRYAAVDVDRLRDNLGDTEAARRAVRAFVQAFVESMPTGKQNTFANRTLPEAVVVTVRDSQSVNLVGAFEEAVTADTRPGREASRMEVAARRLGERAGEISEVLGQRPVATWVVAIGDARTGLDASWKDAERTTLPGLYDAVGAVVGDRLGAPA is encoded by the coding sequence ATGTCCCGCACGATCATCGAGGTCCACGCCCTGCAGACCGTCCCCCCGAGCAACGTCAACCGCGACGACACGGGTAGCCCCAAGACCGCGGTGTTCGGAGGGGTGCGCCGCGCCCGGGTGTCGTCGCAGGCGTGGAAGCGTGCGACGCGCCTGTCGTTCAACACCCTGCTCGACCGAGCCGACCTCGGGGTCCGCACCAAGCGGGTCGTCGACCTCGTCGCGGACCGCATCGTCGAGCAGCGGTCCGACCTCGCGGAGTCCGCGACGACGCTCGCCGAGGGCGTCGTCGCCGCGACCGGGCTGAAGCTGGAGAAGGCCAAGCGTGCCAAGTCCGGTGGCGAGTCCAGCGAGCACCAGGAAACCGGCTATCTCGTGTTCGTATCCCGCCGGCAGGTCGACCTGCTCGCCGCGAAGGCCATCGAGCTCGCAAGCGCCGACGACGTCACCGCCGCCCTCAAGGCGTTCAAGGGCAAGGGTCTGCTCGACACCGAGCACTCCGTCGACGTCTCCCTGTTCGGCCGGATGGTCGCCGATGTCGCCGACCTCAACGTCGACGCCGCCGCACAGGTGGCGCACGCGATCTCCGTGCACGCGGTCGACAACGAGTACGACTACTTCACGGCCGTCGACGACGTGAAGCACGAGGCCACCGACGAGGACGCCGGCGCGGGCATGATCGGCACGGTCGAGTTCAACTCCTCCACGCTGTACCGGTACGCGGCCGTCGACGTCGACCGTCTGCGGGACAACCTCGGCGACACCGAGGCGGCGCGACGTGCCGTGCGCGCGTTCGTGCAGGCATTCGTCGAGTCGATGCCGACCGGCAAGCAGAACACGTTCGCCAACCGGACCCTTCCGGAGGCGGTCGTCGTCACCGTGCGCGACAGCCAGTCGGTGAACCTCGTGGGCGCGTTCGAGGAAGCGGTCACAGCGGACACCCGACCCGGGCGGGAGGCCAGCCGCATGGAGGTCGCGGCACGGCGCCTGGGCGAGCGCGCCGGCGAGATCTCCGAGGTGCTGGGTCAGCGGCCGGTCGCGACGTGGGTCGTCGCCATCGGCGACGCCCGCACGGGACTCGACGCGTCGTGGAAGGACGCCGAGCGCACGACGTTGCCGGGCCTGTACGACGCCGTCGGCGCGGTCGTCGGCGACCGGCTCGGGGCGCCCGCGTGA
- the casB gene encoding type I-E CRISPR-associated protein Cse2/CasB — MTDTSTDAATTDVPDHPSDEQLSTRQFVARQVGTLQRQYLPPDQTPWSRAALAELRRHLGRPLGASPQVLALIVNPTARVYGDAETADERAIATALGLYAVHQQSQSVPMHVLSTSFGAAVGAIRFRDGDEVRGVTRRFQAFGTAQAWDELVHHARGLVQLLRDRRQGFDYARFAEDLALYQHPAHQDAVRLRWGRAFYRVTATPTSPTTASAEEQ, encoded by the coding sequence ATGACCGACACCAGCACCGACGCGGCGACGACCGACGTCCCCGACCACCCGTCCGACGAGCAGCTCTCGACCCGTCAGTTCGTCGCCCGCCAGGTCGGCACCCTGCAGCGTCAGTACCTCCCGCCCGACCAGACGCCCTGGTCGCGTGCCGCGCTGGCCGAGCTGCGCCGCCACCTCGGCCGGCCGCTCGGTGCCTCACCCCAGGTGCTCGCGCTCATCGTCAACCCGACGGCCCGGGTGTACGGCGACGCCGAGACGGCCGACGAGCGGGCCATCGCCACGGCGCTCGGCCTGTACGCCGTCCACCAGCAGTCGCAGTCCGTGCCGATGCACGTGCTCAGCACGTCGTTCGGTGCCGCCGTCGGTGCCATCCGGTTCCGCGACGGCGACGAGGTCCGTGGCGTGACCCGCCGCTTCCAGGCGTTCGGCACCGCGCAGGCCTGGGACGAGCTCGTGCACCACGCCCGCGGGCTGGTGCAGCTCTTGCGCGACCGCCGCCAGGGCTTCGACTACGCCCGCTTCGCCGAGGACCTCGCCCTGTACCAGCATCCCGCGCACCAGGACGCCGTCCGCCTGCGCTGGGGCCGCGCCTTCTACCGCGTCACCGCGACACCGACCAGCCCGACCACCGCCAGCGCCGAGGAGCAGTGA